The proteins below come from a single Salinivibrio kushneri genomic window:
- the galU gene encoding UTP--glucose-1-phosphate uridylyltransferase GalU has product MIKHCLFPAAGYGTRFLPATKSMPKEMMPIVNKPLIEYGVDEAIQAGVKHMGIVTGRGKHALMDHFDKNYELEHQISGTKKEALLTDVRALIQSASYTYIRQNEMKGLGHAILTGKQLVGDNPFAVVLADDLCLNLGGDTVLKQMVELYNHYRCSIVAVQRVPKEETHKYGVISGSKLESGLFRVDSMVEKPAPEDAPSNMAIIGRYILTPDIFEILENTQPGKGGEIQITDALLEQAKRGCVLAYEFEGERFDCGSVEGYIEATNYAYQHVYLGKPTESAEQKQEAPVPA; this is encoded by the coding sequence ATGATCAAGCACTGCTTATTCCCAGCAGCAGGATATGGCACGCGATTTTTACCAGCCACCAAATCCATGCCCAAAGAAATGATGCCGATTGTTAATAAGCCTTTGATTGAATATGGCGTTGATGAAGCCATTCAAGCTGGTGTGAAACATATGGGCATTGTGACTGGCCGTGGCAAACATGCCTTGATGGATCATTTCGATAAAAACTACGAACTTGAGCATCAAATCAGTGGCACCAAAAAAGAAGCCTTACTGACGGATGTTCGTGCGCTGATCCAATCTGCCTCATACACCTACATTCGCCAAAATGAAATGAAAGGGTTAGGCCATGCGATTCTGACGGGTAAACAGCTGGTGGGAGATAACCCATTCGCCGTCGTGCTAGCGGACGATCTTTGCTTGAACCTTGGTGGCGACACAGTGCTTAAGCAAATGGTGGAGCTTTACAACCACTATCGCTGCTCGATTGTTGCGGTGCAACGTGTACCAAAAGAAGAAACACACAAATATGGTGTGATTAGCGGCAGCAAGCTAGAGTCCGGCTTATTTCGCGTAGACAGTATGGTTGAAAAACCCGCACCGGAAGATGCTCCGAGTAATATGGCAATCATAGGTCGCTATATTCTTACCCCAGATATTTTTGAGATCCTAGAAAACACGCAGCCAGGTAAAGGTGGCGAGATTCAAATTACTGATGCCTTGCTTGAACAAGCGAAACGCGGCTGTGTGCTTGCATATGAATTTGAGGGTGAGCGATTCGATTGTGGATCGGTTGAAGGCTACATTGAAGCCACAAACTACGCGTATCAGCATGTATATCTCGGCAAACCGACCGAAAGCGCTGAGCAAAAGCAAGAGGCGCCTGTCCCCGCGTAA
- a CDS encoding capsule biosynthesis GfcC family protein produces the protein MTNQSMALDFFKTSSLPIMRRLFNLLISSSMVVGLILSPQATAQPAPLQHQMTIEGETIDYDAPPRLSDAVMDGLKLTEKNIVDIYWPGAGLYDITLPSRLALTAMAAAENQITIQTGKPQQRWRRLVHTLKTFTVERRAKVSLDPDLTRIDISKNPRLDGEWRLVFPQRPDHVWVLGNVAAPGQYSWQVRQGAADYLDQAKANTLGKSYAWVVQPDGAIEKHAIAYWNASHQDIAPGAVVYLPLPVKGLPSYPDTIDANQLVLDYLSNRLPE, from the coding sequence ATGACGAATCAGTCAATGGCATTAGACTTTTTTAAAACCTCGTCTCTCCCCATAATGCGTCGTCTTTTTAATCTACTGATCTCAAGCAGCATGGTCGTCGGGTTAATTTTGTCACCGCAGGCAACCGCACAGCCCGCTCCACTACAACATCAAATGACCATAGAGGGCGAGACCATCGATTATGACGCCCCGCCACGCTTGAGTGACGCGGTGATGGATGGGCTAAAGCTCACAGAGAAAAATATCGTAGATATTTACTGGCCAGGGGCTGGCTTATATGACATTACCCTACCCAGCCGCCTCGCACTAACAGCGATGGCAGCCGCTGAAAACCAGATCACCATACAAACGGGCAAGCCTCAACAACGCTGGCGCCGACTGGTTCATACACTTAAAACCTTTACTGTCGAGCGTCGAGCAAAAGTCTCTCTAGACCCAGATCTTACCCGGATTGATATCAGCAAAAACCCGCGTTTAGATGGCGAGTGGCGACTCGTGTTTCCTCAGCGTCCCGATCATGTATGGGTGTTGGGTAACGTCGCGGCTCCCGGTCAATATTCATGGCAAGTGAGGCAAGGGGCGGCTGATTACCTTGACCAAGCGAAGGCCAATACACTGGGCAAATCTTACGCTTGGGTCGTACAGCCTGATGGCGCGATTGAAAAACATGCTATCGCGTATTGGAACGCATCACACCAAGATATTGCGCCAGGTGCGGTTGTCTACCTGCCCCTGCCGGTAAAAGGACTGCCGTCCTATCCTGACACGATTGATGCCAATCAACTTGTTCTCGACTATCTCAGTAACAGGCTTCCAGAATGA
- a CDS encoding YjbH domain-containing protein, whose product MKTAVFTHSALAAALFCAYSAHADSFSYPSLVYSQTDFGGVGLMQMPSARTAPEGGFSLGSTYNEDYLHYHASLQLFPWLETTIRYTQVHDVLYSQNPDFSDDNSYTDKSIDAKLTLLNESYWLPELAVGVRDLGGTGLFDGEYVVGSKRAGPFDFTLGVGWGYLGNRANLRGNKTLGSDCDRNTGYKGNGGNVDLDRMFTGCVALFGGVEYQTPLSPLSLKLEYDGNDYRSDFPTSRQGVPLPADSPWNLGLVYQLAPWADVHLSYERGNTFTAGLTLVNNFSDADPFWLDDPIAAYRPQASTDSLTKAEWQQLSQQLAQNAGYSDNRVYYDGDQLTVTGEQNKYRDRSQAHERAARLIANTGIEAKRYKLIETKNRQLMTETIIDANRYTQIANNDYVGADISDATGTIASRSPRGTLMGNNDDDFRAGIAPKLRQSIGGAEDFYLYAIGVLGTAEWFMNDHLVASGEVYANLFDNYDKFNYTVPPDGTDLKRVRTLTRQYIDERYRVTNLQLTYFDKFGSNWYTQTYGGYLEDMFAGVGGEVLYRPYNSDFALGVDINYVKQRDPSSVFGLFSQERQYSDEDQRYYRVQTGTTTGHATLYWREPLGLFEGTMAKISAGRYLTDDVGVTIDASKQFDSGITAGVFATKTDLSAEEFGEGSFTKGFYISIPFDLLSVKPNTSRATISWLPLQRDGGQKLGKKYSLYGMTDARSPWSTRPIQ is encoded by the coding sequence ATGAAAACCGCTGTATTTACCCATTCTGCTCTTGCAGCCGCATTGTTCTGTGCGTATTCCGCGCATGCAGACAGTTTTTCGTACCCAAGTCTTGTGTATTCGCAAACAGATTTTGGCGGTGTCGGCTTGATGCAAATGCCATCGGCACGTACAGCGCCTGAAGGCGGGTTTAGCTTGGGCTCAACCTATAACGAAGATTACTTGCATTATCATGCCTCACTGCAACTATTCCCCTGGCTAGAAACGACGATTCGTTATACCCAAGTACACGATGTACTATATAGTCAAAACCCTGACTTTAGTGATGATAACAGTTACACCGATAAGAGCATTGACGCCAAACTGACACTCCTCAATGAGAGCTACTGGCTCCCTGAACTCGCGGTCGGCGTACGTGATTTAGGCGGGACAGGGTTATTTGATGGTGAATACGTAGTGGGCTCTAAACGTGCCGGCCCCTTCGATTTCACTCTTGGGGTGGGTTGGGGCTATTTAGGTAACCGTGCTAACTTGCGCGGAAATAAGACGCTAGGTAGCGATTGCGACCGAAATACCGGATACAAAGGTAATGGCGGCAATGTCGATCTGGATCGTATGTTCACAGGCTGTGTGGCACTGTTTGGCGGCGTAGAATATCAAACCCCGCTCTCCCCTTTGTCGCTAAAGCTCGAGTATGATGGAAACGACTACCGCTCTGATTTCCCAACATCGAGACAAGGTGTGCCCCTACCTGCAGATTCTCCCTGGAATCTCGGTTTAGTTTACCAACTTGCCCCTTGGGCGGATGTGCATCTGAGCTATGAGCGTGGCAACACGTTTACTGCTGGTCTTACGCTTGTAAACAACTTTAGTGACGCGGATCCATTTTGGCTTGATGATCCTATCGCAGCCTACCGTCCACAAGCATCCACCGACAGCTTAACCAAAGCGGAATGGCAACAGCTGAGTCAACAGCTTGCGCAAAATGCGGGGTATAGCGACAATCGCGTTTATTATGATGGCGACCAACTTACCGTCACCGGTGAACAAAACAAATACCGTGATCGAAGCCAAGCGCACGAACGCGCAGCTCGCTTAATCGCCAATACCGGTATAGAGGCCAAGCGCTACAAGCTGATTGAAACCAAAAACCGGCAACTGATGACTGAAACTATCATCGACGCCAACCGTTATACCCAAATAGCCAACAATGATTACGTCGGTGCTGATATTAGCGATGCGACGGGTACGATTGCCTCGCGCTCTCCACGAGGAACATTGATGGGCAATAACGATGACGATTTCCGCGCCGGGATCGCACCCAAGTTGCGTCAATCGATTGGTGGTGCCGAAGATTTCTATCTCTATGCCATCGGTGTCCTAGGAACCGCTGAATGGTTCATGAATGATCACCTCGTCGCCTCCGGTGAGGTGTATGCCAACTTATTTGATAACTACGACAAATTTAATTACACCGTACCACCTGACGGCACTGATCTTAAGCGAGTGCGCACACTCACGCGCCAGTATATTGATGAGCGCTACCGCGTGACCAACTTGCAGCTCACTTACTTTGATAAGTTTGGCTCAAATTGGTATACCCAAACCTACGGTGGGTACCTTGAAGACATGTTTGCTGGCGTTGGCGGTGAAGTGCTGTACCGCCCTTATAATAGTGACTTCGCATTAGGTGTCGACATTAACTACGTGAAACAGCGTGATCCAAGCTCCGTGTTTGGCTTATTCAGCCAAGAGCGTCAGTACAGTGACGAAGACCAACGCTATTATCGCGTTCAAACCGGCACCACGACTGGCCATGCGACCTTGTATTGGCGCGAGCCGCTGGGCCTTTTCGAAGGAACAATGGCGAAGATCAGTGCTGGACGCTACCTTACTGATGATGTGGGTGTCACCATTGATGCCTCCAAACAGTTCGATAGCGGCATCACGGCTGGCGTGTTCGCCACTAAAACCGATCTCTCCGCAGAAGAATTTGGCGAAGGAAGCTTTACCAAAGGCTTTTATATCTCGATTCCCTTTGACTTGCTGTCGGTCAAACCAAACACTAGCCGTGCCACCATTTCCTGGTTACCGCTGCAACGTGATGGTGGACAAAAGCTAGGCAAGAAATACTCTCTCTATGGCATGACAGATGCACGATCCCCCTGGAGTACTCGCCCCATTCAATAA
- a CDS encoding YjbF family lipoprotein — protein sequence MLSGCTQQASNLADTYSLLYKGFPDASYSNEEIQALPYASIYARLGDGPRGFLVLAYAEPYAHNQTSLKWMSADNEVIETASGRVIKTLKLPGTNLAKLDSDTPDPLSLGLLNPSTPKTWQFRIDFMPGYHFGYSATSVFENKGNAKVTINGVARSAVYTEETVSISSLHKSYTNQYWLDPSSGKVLKTVQYPAPNMDAVSVTFLKTYQGAQ from the coding sequence ATGCTCAGTGGCTGCACACAGCAAGCGAGCAACTTAGCTGACACTTATAGTCTGCTTTACAAAGGTTTTCCTGACGCCAGCTATAGCAACGAAGAGATTCAAGCGCTCCCTTATGCCAGTATTTACGCTCGGCTTGGTGACGGTCCTCGCGGCTTCTTAGTACTTGCTTATGCTGAGCCCTACGCGCACAATCAAACATCGTTAAAGTGGATGTCTGCCGATAACGAAGTCATTGAGACTGCGTCAGGGCGGGTCATCAAGACCCTAAAACTACCCGGCACCAATTTAGCGAAACTTGACAGCGACACGCCCGATCCACTTTCGCTTGGGCTTCTCAATCCAAGCACCCCCAAAACCTGGCAGTTTCGCATCGATTTTATGCCTGGTTACCACTTTGGCTACTCTGCGACTAGCGTTTTTGAAAATAAAGGCAACGCAAAAGTGACCATAAACGGTGTGGCTCGTTCCGCTGTATATACTGAAGAAACCGTGTCCATCAGTAGCCTTCACAAAAGCTATACCAACCAATACTGGCTCGACCCCTCTTCTGGCAAGGTACTCAAAACCGTTCAATACCCAGCTCCCAATATGGACGCAGTAAGCGTAACTTTCCTAAAAACGTATCAGGGGGCGCAATAA
- a CDS encoding polysaccharide export protein translates to MLKPICFVAMSSLALAGCTMPGSHFDPSDKNIVGQPAEDLSTQVNIHPLTPSYIKQLNNRRARALAQVNPELDSQVQNYEYRIGPGDVLNVTIWDHPELTIPAGSYRSSAEAGNWVHADGTIFYPYIGQVNVAGKTVQEVRDDIAQRLKTYIEKPQVDVNVAAFRSQKSYITGEVKKPGYQPITNIPTTILDAVNRAGGITEFADWRNVTLTKRGEEESVSLYALMQKGDLTENRLLKDGDILHVPRNDGQKVFVLGEVNDPKMLKIDRIGMSLTEALTSVGGIDELEADATGIFVIRSTARNTPNSPRYEKSEPVADVFQLNVKDATALAVGTEFDLQPYDVVYVTAAPIARWNRVIRSLLPTISGFNELTEGALRVENWPR, encoded by the coding sequence GTGCTAAAACCTATTTGTTTTGTCGCTATGAGCTCGCTGGCTCTGGCAGGATGTACGATGCCGGGTTCTCATTTTGATCCGAGCGATAAAAATATCGTGGGTCAGCCCGCTGAGGATTTATCTACTCAGGTAAATATCCATCCGTTAACCCCCTCTTACATCAAGCAGTTGAATAACCGACGTGCGCGGGCGCTTGCACAGGTCAATCCTGAACTGGATTCACAGGTCCAGAACTACGAATATCGTATCGGGCCTGGGGATGTGTTGAATGTCACCATTTGGGATCACCCAGAGCTCACCATCCCTGCAGGCTCTTATCGTAGCTCTGCCGAGGCAGGGAATTGGGTTCACGCTGACGGAACCATTTTTTATCCGTACATCGGGCAAGTAAACGTTGCGGGAAAAACAGTACAGGAAGTGCGCGATGACATTGCTCAACGTCTCAAGACGTATATTGAGAAACCACAAGTTGATGTCAACGTAGCAGCATTTCGCTCGCAAAAATCTTACATTACTGGCGAAGTGAAAAAGCCAGGTTACCAGCCTATTACTAATATCCCAACGACGATTTTAGATGCGGTTAACCGCGCAGGTGGTATCACGGAGTTTGCTGATTGGCGCAACGTGACGCTCACCAAGCGTGGTGAAGAAGAAAGCGTGTCTTTGTATGCACTGATGCAAAAAGGCGACCTTACCGAAAACCGCTTGTTGAAAGATGGCGATATTCTGCATGTTCCGCGCAATGATGGTCAAAAAGTCTTTGTACTCGGTGAAGTGAACGATCCGAAAATGTTGAAGATTGATCGTATCGGTATGAGCTTAACTGAAGCGCTAACCTCCGTTGGAGGGATTGATGAGCTAGAAGCAGACGCAACGGGTATTTTTGTGATTCGCAGCACCGCACGTAATACGCCAAATAGTCCGCGCTATGAAAAGTCTGAACCTGTTGCCGACGTGTTCCAATTGAATGTGAAAGACGCGACAGCTTTGGCTGTTGGTACAGAGTTTGATTTGCAACCGTATGATGTGGTCTATGTGACAGCCGCTCCTATTGCGCGCTGGAACCGAGTTATACGCTCATTGTTGCCAACGATCTCTGGCTTTAATGAATTGACAGAAGGTGCGCTTCGTGTTGAAAACTGGCCACGATAA
- a CDS encoding polysaccharide biosynthesis tyrosine autokinase encodes MNQNIKNTASSDDEIDLSKLLGHLIDGKWIIIACTFLLAVVGVAFAILATPVYKADALIQVEQKEGGMSSLLGEGASELFASESSASTEIELIRSRMVLGQTVDKYNLTTVASPDYFPVVGKGLARLTGNQRHIAISRFDIPQDYERQPFRLTVDAPEQYSLYDSEDDLVLEGKVGEAAINDAFHLFVTELKADEGDSFTISKISRLRAIKAIQNELSVSERGKQTGILSLSYQGEDKVLIENVLSDIAENYFMQNVKRDAAEAEKSLEFLKGHLPGVKAELTAAENKLNKFRQENDSVDLSMEAKASLDTMLSVEKQLNELTFKESELAQKFTKEHPAYLALLDKRQTLLGEKKRVEQQTQKLPKTQREVLRLRRDVEVNQAIYVQLLNKVQELNIMKASTVGNVRIIDDAQTFELPVKPKKPLIAVIATLLGGMIGVGVVLLKAAFHRGVENPDDVEAIGLPVYASVPLSETQQDIEKKRQKKALSSASDSLLASANPADLSVEALRGLRTSLHFAMMEASNNVLMFSGPSPGIGKSFVSANMAGVLAKSGQRVLVIDADMRKGFLHQQFSMNADNGLSDYLAGKRDTDAVVQKNVLENLDVMTRGQVPPNPSELLMHPRFNELLDWASAHYDIVIIDTPPVLAVTDAAIVGAHAGTTLLVGRFSVNPIKEIEVTKQRFEQAGVNVKGFVLNGVVRKAASTYGGNYGYYNYSYQ; translated from the coding sequence ATGAACCAAAATATAAAAAATACAGCATCATCAGACGATGAAATTGACCTTAGCAAACTGCTTGGCCATTTAATTGATGGCAAATGGATAATTATTGCCTGCACGTTTTTACTCGCGGTAGTAGGGGTAGCGTTCGCGATTCTTGCCACACCGGTTTATAAAGCGGATGCGCTTATACAAGTAGAGCAAAAAGAAGGCGGCATGTCCTCGCTACTCGGTGAGGGAGCGAGTGAACTTTTCGCGAGTGAGAGCTCCGCCAGTACCGAAATAGAGCTAATCCGTTCACGTATGGTGTTAGGGCAAACTGTCGATAAGTACAACCTTACCACGGTTGCCTCGCCAGACTACTTCCCGGTTGTGGGTAAAGGTTTAGCGCGATTGACAGGAAACCAACGCCATATTGCGATTAGTCGTTTCGATATTCCGCAAGATTATGAACGACAACCTTTTCGTTTAACCGTCGATGCACCTGAGCAGTACTCTCTGTATGACAGCGAGGATGATCTTGTGCTTGAAGGTAAGGTGGGCGAAGCCGCGATCAATGACGCATTTCATCTATTTGTGACCGAGCTGAAGGCTGATGAGGGTGATTCCTTCACCATCTCGAAAATAAGCCGCTTACGCGCGATTAAGGCCATCCAAAATGAACTTTCGGTGAGCGAGCGTGGTAAACAAACAGGTATTCTCTCACTTTCATATCAGGGTGAAGATAAAGTACTGATTGAGAACGTTCTCAGTGATATCGCAGAGAACTATTTTATGCAAAACGTCAAGCGTGACGCGGCTGAAGCCGAAAAGAGCCTTGAGTTCTTGAAAGGTCATTTGCCCGGCGTAAAAGCTGAATTGACCGCGGCGGAGAATAAACTCAATAAGTTTCGTCAAGAGAATGATTCGGTCGACTTATCGATGGAAGCGAAGGCCTCACTCGATACCATGTTATCGGTTGAAAAACAGCTCAACGAGTTAACCTTCAAAGAAAGTGAGTTGGCGCAGAAATTTACCAAAGAGCATCCTGCTTATTTGGCATTGCTCGATAAACGACAAACCTTACTTGGCGAGAAAAAGCGAGTAGAGCAGCAAACGCAAAAATTGCCGAAAACGCAGCGTGAGGTATTGCGTTTGAGACGTGATGTTGAGGTAAACCAAGCCATTTACGTTCAGCTTTTGAATAAGGTGCAAGAGCTTAACATCATGAAGGCGAGTACCGTTGGTAACGTACGTATTATTGACGATGCGCAAACCTTTGAGCTGCCGGTTAAACCGAAAAAGCCGCTCATTGCTGTGATTGCAACCTTGCTTGGTGGCATGATTGGTGTCGGTGTGGTGTTACTAAAAGCGGCATTCCATCGTGGTGTTGAAAATCCAGATGATGTTGAAGCCATTGGTTTACCTGTTTATGCCAGTGTACCACTGTCAGAAACGCAGCAGGATATTGAGAAAAAGCGCCAGAAAAAGGCGTTGAGTTCAGCCAGTGACAGCTTACTTGCCTCTGCGAATCCAGCCGATCTATCGGTTGAGGCATTACGTGGTTTACGTACTAGTTTGCATTTTGCGATGATGGAAGCGTCCAACAATGTCCTGATGTTCTCTGGCCCGAGCCCTGGTATCGGTAAGTCATTTGTTTCTGCCAATATGGCGGGAGTGTTGGCGAAAAGCGGGCAACGCGTGCTGGTCATCGATGCGGATATGCGTAAAGGTTTTTTGCATCAGCAGTTTAGCATGAACGCAGACAATGGACTGTCTGACTACCTAGCGGGTAAACGCGATACGGACGCTGTGGTGCAAAAGAATGTTCTGGAAAACTTGGATGTGATGACGCGTGGCCAAGTACCTCCCAATCCATCTGAATTATTGATGCACCCACGTTTTAATGAGCTGTTAGATTGGGCAAGCGCGCACTACGATATTGTAATTATCGATACACCACCGGTATTGGCGGTGACAGATGCCGCGATTGTCGGTGCGCACGCGGGAACGACCTTGCTGGTGGGGCGCTTTAGTGTGAATCCGATCAAAGAGATTGAAGTTACTAAACAGCGCTTTGAGCAAGCCGGTGTGAACGTAAAAGGTTTTGTCCTCAATGGGGTGGTGCGTAAGGCTGCCAGTACCTATGGTGGTAATTACGGTTACTATAATTACAGCTACCAGTAG
- a CDS encoding low molecular weight phosphotyrosine protein phosphatase, translated as MFNKILVVCVGNICRSPTGERLLRENLPTKTIDSAGVGALVGKPANEQASRIAAKHGVDLGGHEARQLTASMCHEYDLILVMESKHKEDVCRIAPEARGKTMLFGHYLAQSKDIPDPYRQSDEAFDYAYDLIAQAAHKWCDVLR; from the coding sequence ATGTTTAATAAAATTCTTGTTGTGTGTGTGGGTAACATCTGTCGCTCTCCAACCGGGGAGCGGCTGTTGCGTGAAAACTTACCGACGAAAACCATTGATTCTGCGGGCGTGGGTGCCTTGGTTGGTAAGCCAGCCAACGAACAGGCATCTCGAATTGCCGCCAAGCATGGTGTAGACCTTGGGGGGCACGAAGCGCGACAACTCACCGCATCAATGTGTCACGAATATGATTTGATTTTGGTGATGGAATCCAAGCACAAAGAAGATGTGTGTCGTATTGCTCCCGAAGCACGCGGGAAGACCATGCTGTTTGGACACTACCTTGCGCAAAGTAAAGACATTCCAGATCCTTATCGTCAGAGTGATGAGGCGTTTGATTATGCGTACGACTTAATCGCCCAAGCTGCGCACAAATGGTGTGATGTACTTCGTTAA
- the wecA gene encoding UDP-N-acetylglucosamine--undecaprenyl-phosphate N-acetylglucosaminephosphotransferase, translating to MFFSATDLVALLVLSTCVLFLMRRFARVVGLVDKPNARKLHSGSVPLVGGISICLSLLFFLWNNADLIPHTELYSVSILVLVIIGALDDRFDISYKIRFLIQALLSIAMIEVGNIELSTIGNILDTGDIDLGITGYIITILAVVGAINAFNMVDGIDGLLGGLSVVTFAGVAFMMTTVNHYDLAYLSTAMIVIMAPYILFNLGLLGRKRKVFMGDAGSMVIGFTIVWFLLLSSQTGQQASIRPVTCLWLIAIPLMDMAAIMIRRIRRGHSPFRPDREHLHHIFQRLGLSSTQTLLLICTVATLFAGFGIYGELTGISESIMFVSFIFCFAVYAVLLSYVWRITRFVRSLRKQDKPEHALNG from the coding sequence GTGTTTTTTTCTGCAACGGACTTGGTAGCGCTCTTGGTGCTATCAACGTGTGTGCTGTTTTTAATGCGTAGGTTTGCTAGGGTTGTAGGGTTAGTCGATAAACCGAATGCACGTAAGCTGCATTCAGGCTCGGTTCCACTAGTAGGTGGCATTTCGATTTGTCTTTCGTTGTTGTTCTTTCTCTGGAATAACGCAGATCTTATTCCACACACTGAATTATATAGCGTTAGCATTCTTGTTCTAGTCATCATTGGTGCCCTTGATGATAGATTTGATATTAGTTACAAGATCCGCTTTCTAATTCAGGCACTACTATCAATTGCAATGATCGAGGTCGGCAATATTGAGCTCAGCACGATAGGCAATATATTAGACACAGGTGATATAGATTTAGGAATTACAGGATATATTATCACTATTCTTGCCGTAGTTGGTGCCATTAATGCGTTTAATATGGTAGATGGTATTGACGGCTTGTTGGGCGGCCTATCCGTCGTGACATTTGCCGGTGTCGCCTTTATGATGACCACAGTTAATCACTATGACCTGGCCTACTTATCGACGGCGATGATTGTCATTATGGCTCCCTATATTTTGTTTAACCTCGGATTACTAGGTCGTAAGCGGAAAGTCTTTATGGGTGATGCTGGTAGCATGGTGATTGGCTTTACCATCGTCTGGTTTTTGCTACTCTCCAGCCAAACCGGTCAACAGGCCTCTATTCGCCCTGTCACATGCTTGTGGCTGATCGCGATTCCGCTTATGGATATGGCAGCGATTATGATCCGTCGTATACGTCGCGGCCACTCCCCATTTAGGCCAGACCGTGAACATCTACACCATATTTTCCAACGCCTTGGTCTGAGTTCGACTCAGACACTGTTACTAATTTGTACTGTTGCTACATTGTTTGCAGGGTTTGGTATTTATGGTGAGCTAACTGGGATTAGTGAAAGCATTATGTTTGTCAGTTTTATATTTTGTTTTGCTGTCTACGCCGTTTTGCTCAGTTATGTTTGGCGCATTACTCGCTTTGTCCGCTCATTGCGAAAACAAGATAAGCCAGAACACGCGCTCAACGGTTAA
- the rbsD gene encoding D-ribose pyranase, which produces MNKHGLLHPELAQVVTQIGHTDELTVCDAGLPIPNSVSRIDLALTQGVPSFMQTVEAVLTHTCIESVVIAEELAAVSPALHQALLARLEQESAACQQPISVTTISHEAFKARTVQSKAVVRTGECTPYANVIFQAGVTF; this is translated from the coding sequence ATGAATAAGCATGGTTTGCTCCATCCAGAGCTTGCACAAGTCGTAACCCAAATCGGACACACCGATGAATTGACGGTGTGTGATGCGGGGCTGCCGATCCCGAACTCGGTGTCGCGTATTGATTTGGCGCTGACCCAAGGGGTGCCGAGCTTTATGCAGACGGTCGAGGCGGTGTTAACTCACACCTGTATTGAGTCCGTGGTGATTGCGGAAGAGCTTGCAGCAGTTAGCCCGGCGCTGCACCAAGCCTTGCTTGCGCGACTAGAGCAAGAGAGTGCTGCGTGTCAGCAGCCGATCAGTGTGACCACGATCAGCCACGAGGCGTTTAAAGCTCGCACGGTGCAGAGCAAAGCGGTGGTGCGCACCGGAGAGTGCACGCCTTATGCCAATGTGATTTTTCA